One part of the Eublepharis macularius isolate TG4126 chromosome 16, MPM_Emac_v1.0, whole genome shotgun sequence genome encodes these proteins:
- the MYLK3 gene encoding myosin light chain kinase 3 isoform X6, whose product MLISRSTLEHGWNEQTKDKPEEKAPKGKHVLIKKGIQAEGKNSLEEHKREKKLDEPDGVCEKVNLAGMDHSKTDSGPHGKERTAQLERTETLEQANNSKDCQQQKDASIRGLDQHDDLSCIAGGDPAGPENTDKDPGLEEPPTKTGNPKSKESEKEISRLVSPAREAVPSTSKSGGEIIRTRIAINMHMSDAQEKPSKSQEGNAGGGHAGKCARVSAPPLAGEGATRCPDSWKGKQASKSSRTDPPQGGKGARLLDKQGERAPKPTDPKPLTKADEKGELKGKLASSVAKDSGKDPGPARKSPKEVALMRNDSLKVGKLEAVESGSVPPVEPESGSSLCAGKPPENAASVGAGKTEEQVIGGRNQTTGADSLLLNQMNEMAVSSSDDSPPPPAPFEHRIVSIKQTEVSAGYLVCHHEVLGGGRFGQVHKCTEKSTGLCLAAKIIKVKAAKEREEVKNEINIMNQLNHVNLIQLYDAFECKNNLTLIMEYVDGGELFDRITDENYHLTELDAILFTKQICEGIHYLHQQYILHLDLKPENILCVNHAGNQIKIIDFGLARRYKPREKLKVNFGTPEFLAPEVVNYDFVSFPTDMWSVGVIAYMLLSGLSPFLGETDTETMNYIVNCSWDFDAEAFEQVSEEAKDFVSRLLVKEKSGRISAANCLKHEWLTDLFSKARKSKARLKSQVLLQSYMAHRKWKKHFYAVAAANRLRRFPSQSENPA is encoded by the exons ATGTTGATTTCCAGATCGACTTTGGAGCATGGATGGAATGAACAG ACGAAAGATAAACCCGAAGAGAAAGCTCCGAAAGGAAAACATGTTCTCATCAAGAAAGGAATCCAAGCCGAAGGCAAGAATTCCTTGGAAG AACacaaaagggagaaaaagttgGATGAACCTGATGGAGTGTGTGAAAAGGTGAACTTGGCTGGTATGGACCATTCCAAAACTGACTCTGGTCCACATGGGAAAGAAAGGACGGCCCAGTTGGAAAGGACAGAAACTTTAGAGCAGGCAAATAACTCCAAGGATTGCCAACAGCAAAAAGATGCCAGTATCAGGGGCCTGGACCAGCACGATGATCTTTCCTGCATCGCTGGAGGCGATCCAGCAGGACCTGAGAATACGGACAAAGACCCAGGCTTGGAAGAGCCTCCAACAAAGACTGGCAATCCAAAATCCAAGGAAAGCGAAAAGGAGATTTCTCGACTCGTTTCTCCGGCTCGGGAAGCCGTGCCATCCACCTCTAAGTCTGGTGGTGAAATTATACGGACGAG GATTGCCATCAACATGCACATGAGCGATGCTCAGGAGAAGCCTTCGAAGAGCCAGGAAGGAAACGCAGGAGGAGGCCACGCTGGTAAATGCGCCAGAGTTTCTGCTCCACCTCTGGCAGGTGAAGGAGCGACACGTTGCCCCGACTCTTGGAAAGGTAAGCAGGCctctaagagcagcaggactgatCCCCCGCAAGGTGGAAAAGGGGCGAGGCTTTTGGATAAGCAAGGAGAGCGGGCGCCTAAGCCGACGGATCCAAAGCCGCTCACAAAGGCTGATGAGAAAGGGGAGCTGAAAGGCAAGTTGGCGAGTTctgttgcaaaggattctgggaaggATCCAGGGCCTGCAAGGAAAAGCCCCAAGGAAGTGGCATTGATGAGGAACGACTCTTTAAAAGTTGGCAAATTGGAGGCTGTGGAATCTGGCAGCGTGCCTCCAGTGGAGCCGGAGAGCGGATCAAGCCTGTGTGCAGGGAAGCCACCAGAAAATGCTGCTTCAGTAGGAGCTGGCAAAACGGAAGAACAGGTCATTG GTGGAAGAAATCAAACCACAGGAGCAGACTCTTTGTTGCTAAACCAAATGAATGAAATGGCTGTTTCTTCTTCAGATGACAGCCCTCCGCCCCCTGCCCCATTCGAGCATCGCATAGTTAGTATCAAGCAAACGGAGGTATCTGCGGGCTATCTGGTTTGCCATCACGAAGTCTTGGGAGG GGGGCGTTTCGGTCAAGTTCACAAATGCACCGAAAAGTCAACCGGACTCTGTCTTGCCGCCAAGATCATCAAAGTGAAAGCAGCGAAAGAACGG GAAGAAGTGAAAAACGAAATAAACATCATGAATCAGCTCAATCACGTAAACTTGATTCAGCTTTATGATGCTTTTGAGTGCAAGAACAACCTTACCTTAATCATGGAATA TGTTGATGGCGGTGAACTCTTTGACCGGATCACAGACGAAAACTACCATTTAACCGAACTGGATGCTATCTTGTTTACCAAACAAATATGTGAAGGAATCCACTACCTCCATCAACAGTACATTCTTCATCTTGACCTCAAG CCTGAAAATATCCTCTGTGTGAATCACGCTGGAAACCAGATTAAAATAATTGATTTTGGACTAGCAAGGAG GTACAAGCCCCGCGAGAAGCTGAAAGTTAATTTTGGCACGCCGGAATTCTTGGCTCCCGAGGTGGTGAACTATGACTTTGTGTCGTTCCCGACGGACATGTGGAGCGTGGGCGTCATAGCATACATGCT gCTCAGCGGCTTATCGCCTTTCCTTGGAGAGACGGACACGGAGACGATGAATTACATTGTGAACTGCAGTTGGGATTTCGATGCAGAAGCGTTCGAACAAGTGTCAGAAGAAGCAAAAGACTTTGTTTCCAGACTCCTGGTAAAAGAAAAGAG CGGCAGAATAAGCGCAGCAAACTGCCTTAAACATGAATGGCTGACGGACCTGTTCAGCAAAGCTCGGAAATCAAAGGCCCGCTTGAAGTCTCAGGTGCTGCTGCAGAGTTACATGGCTCATAGGAAATGGAAG
- the MYLK3 gene encoding myosin light chain kinase 3 isoform X5, whose protein sequence is MGTLYQGSSLHRSLRLSMGGSCVSDYVKKFATKDKPEEKAPKGKHVLIKKGIQAEEHKREKKLDEPDGVCEKVNLAGMDHSKTDSGPHGKERTAQLERTETLEQANNSKDCQQQKDASIRGLDQHDDLSCIAGGDPAGPENTDKDPGLEEPPTKTGNPKSKESEKEISRLVSPAREAVPSTSKSGGEIIRTRIAINMHMSDAQEKPSKSQEGNAGGGHAGKCARVSAPPLAGEGATRCPDSWKGKQASKSSRTDPPQGGKGARLLDKQGERAPKPTDPKPLTKADEKGELKGKLASSVAKDSGKDPGPARKSPKEVALMRNDSLKVGKLEAVESGSVPPVEPESGSSLCAGKPPENAASVGAGKTEEQVIGGRNQTTGADSLLLNQMNEMAVSSSDDSPPPPAPFEHRIVSIKQTEVSAGYLVCHHEVLGGGRFGQVHKCTEKSTGLCLAAKIIKVKAAKEREEVKNEINIMNQLNHVNLIQLYDAFECKNNLTLIMEYVDGGELFDRITDENYHLTELDAILFTKQICEGIHYLHQQYILHLDLKPENILCVNHAGNQIKIIDFGLARRYKPREKLKVNFGTPEFLAPEVVNYDFVSFPTDMWSVGVIAYMLLSGLSPFLGETDTETMNYIVNCSWDFDAEAFEQVSEEAKDFVSRLLVKEKSGRISAANCLKHEWLTDLFSKARKSKARLKSQVLLQSYMAHRKWKKHFYAVAAANRLRRFPSQSENPA, encoded by the exons ATGGGGACGTTGTATCAAGGCTCTTCTCTGCATAGGTCACTCCGTTTGAGCATGGGAGGATCTTGCGTCTCGGACTATGTCAAGAAATTTGCG ACGAAAGATAAACCCGAAGAGAAAGCTCCGAAAGGAAAACATGTTCTCATCAAGAAAGGAATCCAAGCCGAAG AACacaaaagggagaaaaagttgGATGAACCTGATGGAGTGTGTGAAAAGGTGAACTTGGCTGGTATGGACCATTCCAAAACTGACTCTGGTCCACATGGGAAAGAAAGGACGGCCCAGTTGGAAAGGACAGAAACTTTAGAGCAGGCAAATAACTCCAAGGATTGCCAACAGCAAAAAGATGCCAGTATCAGGGGCCTGGACCAGCACGATGATCTTTCCTGCATCGCTGGAGGCGATCCAGCAGGACCTGAGAATACGGACAAAGACCCAGGCTTGGAAGAGCCTCCAACAAAGACTGGCAATCCAAAATCCAAGGAAAGCGAAAAGGAGATTTCTCGACTCGTTTCTCCGGCTCGGGAAGCCGTGCCATCCACCTCTAAGTCTGGTGGTGAAATTATACGGACGAG GATTGCCATCAACATGCACATGAGCGATGCTCAGGAGAAGCCTTCGAAGAGCCAGGAAGGAAACGCAGGAGGAGGCCACGCTGGTAAATGCGCCAGAGTTTCTGCTCCACCTCTGGCAGGTGAAGGAGCGACACGTTGCCCCGACTCTTGGAAAGGTAAGCAGGCctctaagagcagcaggactgatCCCCCGCAAGGTGGAAAAGGGGCGAGGCTTTTGGATAAGCAAGGAGAGCGGGCGCCTAAGCCGACGGATCCAAAGCCGCTCACAAAGGCTGATGAGAAAGGGGAGCTGAAAGGCAAGTTGGCGAGTTctgttgcaaaggattctgggaaggATCCAGGGCCTGCAAGGAAAAGCCCCAAGGAAGTGGCATTGATGAGGAACGACTCTTTAAAAGTTGGCAAATTGGAGGCTGTGGAATCTGGCAGCGTGCCTCCAGTGGAGCCGGAGAGCGGATCAAGCCTGTGTGCAGGGAAGCCACCAGAAAATGCTGCTTCAGTAGGAGCTGGCAAAACGGAAGAACAGGTCATTG GTGGAAGAAATCAAACCACAGGAGCAGACTCTTTGTTGCTAAACCAAATGAATGAAATGGCTGTTTCTTCTTCAGATGACAGCCCTCCGCCCCCTGCCCCATTCGAGCATCGCATAGTTAGTATCAAGCAAACGGAGGTATCTGCGGGCTATCTGGTTTGCCATCACGAAGTCTTGGGAGG GGGGCGTTTCGGTCAAGTTCACAAATGCACCGAAAAGTCAACCGGACTCTGTCTTGCCGCCAAGATCATCAAAGTGAAAGCAGCGAAAGAACGG GAAGAAGTGAAAAACGAAATAAACATCATGAATCAGCTCAATCACGTAAACTTGATTCAGCTTTATGATGCTTTTGAGTGCAAGAACAACCTTACCTTAATCATGGAATA TGTTGATGGCGGTGAACTCTTTGACCGGATCACAGACGAAAACTACCATTTAACCGAACTGGATGCTATCTTGTTTACCAAACAAATATGTGAAGGAATCCACTACCTCCATCAACAGTACATTCTTCATCTTGACCTCAAG CCTGAAAATATCCTCTGTGTGAATCACGCTGGAAACCAGATTAAAATAATTGATTTTGGACTAGCAAGGAG GTACAAGCCCCGCGAGAAGCTGAAAGTTAATTTTGGCACGCCGGAATTCTTGGCTCCCGAGGTGGTGAACTATGACTTTGTGTCGTTCCCGACGGACATGTGGAGCGTGGGCGTCATAGCATACATGCT gCTCAGCGGCTTATCGCCTTTCCTTGGAGAGACGGACACGGAGACGATGAATTACATTGTGAACTGCAGTTGGGATTTCGATGCAGAAGCGTTCGAACAAGTGTCAGAAGAAGCAAAAGACTTTGTTTCCAGACTCCTGGTAAAAGAAAAGAG CGGCAGAATAAGCGCAGCAAACTGCCTTAAACATGAATGGCTGACGGACCTGTTCAGCAAAGCTCGGAAATCAAAGGCCCGCTTGAAGTCTCAGGTGCTGCTGCAGAGTTACATGGCTCATAGGAAATGGAAG
- the MYLK3 gene encoding myosin light chain kinase 3 isoform X4, with the protein MGTLYQGSSLHRSLRLSMGGSCVSDYVKKFATKDKPEEKAPKGKHVLIKKGIQAEGKNSLEEHKREKKLDEPDGVCEKVNLAGMDHSKTDSGPHGKERTAQLERTETLEQANNSKDCQQQKDASIRGLDQHDDLSCIAGGDPAGPENTDKDPGLEEPPTKTGNPKSKESEKEISRLVSPAREAVPSTSKSGGEIIRTRIAINMHMSDAQEKPSKSQEGNAGGGHAGKCARVSAPPLAGEGATRCPDSWKGKQASKSSRTDPPQGGKGARLLDKQGERAPKPTDPKPLTKADEKGELKGKLASSVAKDSGKDPGPARKSPKEVALMRNDSLKVGKLEAVESGSVPPVEPESGSSLCAGKPPENAASVGAGKTEEQVIGGRNQTTGADSLLLNQMNEMAVSSSDDSPPPPAPFEHRIVSIKQTEVSAGYLVCHHEVLGGGRFGQVHKCTEKSTGLCLAAKIIKVKAAKEREEVKNEINIMNQLNHVNLIQLYDAFECKNNLTLIMEYVDGGELFDRITDENYHLTELDAILFTKQICEGIHYLHQQYILHLDLKPENILCVNHAGNQIKIIDFGLARRYKPREKLKVNFGTPEFLAPEVVNYDFVSFPTDMWSVGVIAYMLLSGLSPFLGETDTETMNYIVNCSWDFDAEAFEQVSEEAKDFVSRLLVKEKSGRISAANCLKHEWLTDLFSKARKSKARLKSQVLLQSYMAHRKWKKHFYAVAAANRLRRFPSQSENPA; encoded by the exons ATGGGGACGTTGTATCAAGGCTCTTCTCTGCATAGGTCACTCCGTTTGAGCATGGGAGGATCTTGCGTCTCGGACTATGTCAAGAAATTTGCG ACGAAAGATAAACCCGAAGAGAAAGCTCCGAAAGGAAAACATGTTCTCATCAAGAAAGGAATCCAAGCCGAAGGCAAGAATTCCTTGGAAG AACacaaaagggagaaaaagttgGATGAACCTGATGGAGTGTGTGAAAAGGTGAACTTGGCTGGTATGGACCATTCCAAAACTGACTCTGGTCCACATGGGAAAGAAAGGACGGCCCAGTTGGAAAGGACAGAAACTTTAGAGCAGGCAAATAACTCCAAGGATTGCCAACAGCAAAAAGATGCCAGTATCAGGGGCCTGGACCAGCACGATGATCTTTCCTGCATCGCTGGAGGCGATCCAGCAGGACCTGAGAATACGGACAAAGACCCAGGCTTGGAAGAGCCTCCAACAAAGACTGGCAATCCAAAATCCAAGGAAAGCGAAAAGGAGATTTCTCGACTCGTTTCTCCGGCTCGGGAAGCCGTGCCATCCACCTCTAAGTCTGGTGGTGAAATTATACGGACGAG GATTGCCATCAACATGCACATGAGCGATGCTCAGGAGAAGCCTTCGAAGAGCCAGGAAGGAAACGCAGGAGGAGGCCACGCTGGTAAATGCGCCAGAGTTTCTGCTCCACCTCTGGCAGGTGAAGGAGCGACACGTTGCCCCGACTCTTGGAAAGGTAAGCAGGCctctaagagcagcaggactgatCCCCCGCAAGGTGGAAAAGGGGCGAGGCTTTTGGATAAGCAAGGAGAGCGGGCGCCTAAGCCGACGGATCCAAAGCCGCTCACAAAGGCTGATGAGAAAGGGGAGCTGAAAGGCAAGTTGGCGAGTTctgttgcaaaggattctgggaaggATCCAGGGCCTGCAAGGAAAAGCCCCAAGGAAGTGGCATTGATGAGGAACGACTCTTTAAAAGTTGGCAAATTGGAGGCTGTGGAATCTGGCAGCGTGCCTCCAGTGGAGCCGGAGAGCGGATCAAGCCTGTGTGCAGGGAAGCCACCAGAAAATGCTGCTTCAGTAGGAGCTGGCAAAACGGAAGAACAGGTCATTG GTGGAAGAAATCAAACCACAGGAGCAGACTCTTTGTTGCTAAACCAAATGAATGAAATGGCTGTTTCTTCTTCAGATGACAGCCCTCCGCCCCCTGCCCCATTCGAGCATCGCATAGTTAGTATCAAGCAAACGGAGGTATCTGCGGGCTATCTGGTTTGCCATCACGAAGTCTTGGGAGG GGGGCGTTTCGGTCAAGTTCACAAATGCACCGAAAAGTCAACCGGACTCTGTCTTGCCGCCAAGATCATCAAAGTGAAAGCAGCGAAAGAACGG GAAGAAGTGAAAAACGAAATAAACATCATGAATCAGCTCAATCACGTAAACTTGATTCAGCTTTATGATGCTTTTGAGTGCAAGAACAACCTTACCTTAATCATGGAATA TGTTGATGGCGGTGAACTCTTTGACCGGATCACAGACGAAAACTACCATTTAACCGAACTGGATGCTATCTTGTTTACCAAACAAATATGTGAAGGAATCCACTACCTCCATCAACAGTACATTCTTCATCTTGACCTCAAG CCTGAAAATATCCTCTGTGTGAATCACGCTGGAAACCAGATTAAAATAATTGATTTTGGACTAGCAAGGAG GTACAAGCCCCGCGAGAAGCTGAAAGTTAATTTTGGCACGCCGGAATTCTTGGCTCCCGAGGTGGTGAACTATGACTTTGTGTCGTTCCCGACGGACATGTGGAGCGTGGGCGTCATAGCATACATGCT gCTCAGCGGCTTATCGCCTTTCCTTGGAGAGACGGACACGGAGACGATGAATTACATTGTGAACTGCAGTTGGGATTTCGATGCAGAAGCGTTCGAACAAGTGTCAGAAGAAGCAAAAGACTTTGTTTCCAGACTCCTGGTAAAAGAAAAGAG CGGCAGAATAAGCGCAGCAAACTGCCTTAAACATGAATGGCTGACGGACCTGTTCAGCAAAGCTCGGAAATCAAAGGCCCGCTTGAAGTCTCAGGTGCTGCTGCAGAGTTACATGGCTCATAGGAAATGGAAG
- the MYLK3 gene encoding myosin light chain kinase 3 isoform X2 — MDKKLNLLNEKVDKLLYIQEDVTGKLQKVDRGIDDLGKGLHKLTASGTPADQIGGAKRGLKFEDGAHSMDPQNMYSEVLNLMKVVHQDDTKYRERLEKMERMVDSVDKVVKFLAEMLKNSRVIDFILKGGVPWKKGSLVEILEETKDKPEEKAPKGKHVLIKKGIQAEEHKREKKLDEPDGVCEKVNLAGMDHSKTDSGPHGKERTAQLERTETLEQANNSKDCQQQKDASIRGLDQHDDLSCIAGGDPAGPENTDKDPGLEEPPTKTGNPKSKESEKEISRLVSPAREAVPSTSKSGGEIIRTRIAINMHMSDAQEKPSKSQEGNAGGGHAGKCARVSAPPLAGEGATRCPDSWKGKQASKSSRTDPPQGGKGARLLDKQGERAPKPTDPKPLTKADEKGELKGKLASSVAKDSGKDPGPARKSPKEVALMRNDSLKVGKLEAVESGSVPPVEPESGSSLCAGKPPENAASVGAGKTEEQVIGGRNQTTGADSLLLNQMNEMAVSSSDDSPPPPAPFEHRIVSIKQTEVSAGYLVCHHEVLGGGRFGQVHKCTEKSTGLCLAAKIIKVKAAKEREEVKNEINIMNQLNHVNLIQLYDAFECKNNLTLIMEYVDGGELFDRITDENYHLTELDAILFTKQICEGIHYLHQQYILHLDLKPENILCVNHAGNQIKIIDFGLARRYKPREKLKVNFGTPEFLAPEVVNYDFVSFPTDMWSVGVIAYMLLSGLSPFLGETDTETMNYIVNCSWDFDAEAFEQVSEEAKDFVSRLLVKEKSGRISAANCLKHEWLTDLFSKARKSKARLKSQVLLQSYMAHRKWKKHFYAVAAANRLRRFPSQSENPA, encoded by the exons ATGGACAAAAAACTCAACCTGCTCAATGAAAAAGTCGACAAATTGTTATATATACAAGAAGACGTGACGGGAAAACTGCAGAAGGTCGATCGAGGGATTGACGACTTGGGAAAAGGCCTTCATAAGCTCACTGCGTCAGGGACACCTGCCGATCAGATAGGTGGTGCAAAACGGGGTCTGAAATTTGAGGATGGCGCTCATTCGATGGACCCCCAAAACATGTACTCCGAGGTTCTAAACCTTATGAAAGTGGTGCATCAAGATGACACAAAGTACCGCGAGAGGCTGGAAAAGATGGAGAGAATGGTTGACTCGGTGGACAAAGTTGTGAAATTCTTGGCAGAAATGTTAAAAAATTCTAGGGTGATAGATTTCATTCTGAAGGGTGGTGTGCCTTGGAAGAAAGGAAGCTTGGTTGAAATCCTAGAGGAG ACGAAAGATAAACCCGAAGAGAAAGCTCCGAAAGGAAAACATGTTCTCATCAAGAAAGGAATCCAAGCCGAAG AACacaaaagggagaaaaagttgGATGAACCTGATGGAGTGTGTGAAAAGGTGAACTTGGCTGGTATGGACCATTCCAAAACTGACTCTGGTCCACATGGGAAAGAAAGGACGGCCCAGTTGGAAAGGACAGAAACTTTAGAGCAGGCAAATAACTCCAAGGATTGCCAACAGCAAAAAGATGCCAGTATCAGGGGCCTGGACCAGCACGATGATCTTTCCTGCATCGCTGGAGGCGATCCAGCAGGACCTGAGAATACGGACAAAGACCCAGGCTTGGAAGAGCCTCCAACAAAGACTGGCAATCCAAAATCCAAGGAAAGCGAAAAGGAGATTTCTCGACTCGTTTCTCCGGCTCGGGAAGCCGTGCCATCCACCTCTAAGTCTGGTGGTGAAATTATACGGACGAG GATTGCCATCAACATGCACATGAGCGATGCTCAGGAGAAGCCTTCGAAGAGCCAGGAAGGAAACGCAGGAGGAGGCCACGCTGGTAAATGCGCCAGAGTTTCTGCTCCACCTCTGGCAGGTGAAGGAGCGACACGTTGCCCCGACTCTTGGAAAGGTAAGCAGGCctctaagagcagcaggactgatCCCCCGCAAGGTGGAAAAGGGGCGAGGCTTTTGGATAAGCAAGGAGAGCGGGCGCCTAAGCCGACGGATCCAAAGCCGCTCACAAAGGCTGATGAGAAAGGGGAGCTGAAAGGCAAGTTGGCGAGTTctgttgcaaaggattctgggaaggATCCAGGGCCTGCAAGGAAAAGCCCCAAGGAAGTGGCATTGATGAGGAACGACTCTTTAAAAGTTGGCAAATTGGAGGCTGTGGAATCTGGCAGCGTGCCTCCAGTGGAGCCGGAGAGCGGATCAAGCCTGTGTGCAGGGAAGCCACCAGAAAATGCTGCTTCAGTAGGAGCTGGCAAAACGGAAGAACAGGTCATTG GTGGAAGAAATCAAACCACAGGAGCAGACTCTTTGTTGCTAAACCAAATGAATGAAATGGCTGTTTCTTCTTCAGATGACAGCCCTCCGCCCCCTGCCCCATTCGAGCATCGCATAGTTAGTATCAAGCAAACGGAGGTATCTGCGGGCTATCTGGTTTGCCATCACGAAGTCTTGGGAGG GGGGCGTTTCGGTCAAGTTCACAAATGCACCGAAAAGTCAACCGGACTCTGTCTTGCCGCCAAGATCATCAAAGTGAAAGCAGCGAAAGAACGG GAAGAAGTGAAAAACGAAATAAACATCATGAATCAGCTCAATCACGTAAACTTGATTCAGCTTTATGATGCTTTTGAGTGCAAGAACAACCTTACCTTAATCATGGAATA TGTTGATGGCGGTGAACTCTTTGACCGGATCACAGACGAAAACTACCATTTAACCGAACTGGATGCTATCTTGTTTACCAAACAAATATGTGAAGGAATCCACTACCTCCATCAACAGTACATTCTTCATCTTGACCTCAAG CCTGAAAATATCCTCTGTGTGAATCACGCTGGAAACCAGATTAAAATAATTGATTTTGGACTAGCAAGGAG GTACAAGCCCCGCGAGAAGCTGAAAGTTAATTTTGGCACGCCGGAATTCTTGGCTCCCGAGGTGGTGAACTATGACTTTGTGTCGTTCCCGACGGACATGTGGAGCGTGGGCGTCATAGCATACATGCT gCTCAGCGGCTTATCGCCTTTCCTTGGAGAGACGGACACGGAGACGATGAATTACATTGTGAACTGCAGTTGGGATTTCGATGCAGAAGCGTTCGAACAAGTGTCAGAAGAAGCAAAAGACTTTGTTTCCAGACTCCTGGTAAAAGAAAAGAG CGGCAGAATAAGCGCAGCAAACTGCCTTAAACATGAATGGCTGACGGACCTGTTCAGCAAAGCTCGGAAATCAAAGGCCCGCTTGAAGTCTCAGGTGCTGCTGCAGAGTTACATGGCTCATAGGAAATGGAAG